One Bacillus sp. 1780r2a1 DNA segment encodes these proteins:
- a CDS encoding conjugal transfer protein TraR, with product MYEQYLSIGQELSVIKEELQERLIQYDGNTNEMKYDPYKERYVIDMIKADLKDVERALAKLDVGAFGIDENTGEQMCIHKLKVIPTARTEQDLFVLW from the coding sequence ATGTACGAGCAGTACCTTTCAATTGGACAAGAACTATCAGTTATAAAGGAAGAACTACAAGAACGCCTAATTCAATATGATGGTAATACGAATGAGATGAAATATGACCCCTATAAAGAACGATATGTTATTGATATGATTAAAGCAGATTTAAAAGATGTAGAGCGAGCTTTAGCAAAGCTCGATGTTGGAGCGTTTGGAATAGATGAAAATACAGGGGAGCAAATGTGTATTCATAAATTAAAAGTTATTCCAACGGCCAGAACGGAACAAGATTTATTTGTTTTATGGTAA
- the ileS gene encoding isoleucine--tRNA ligase produces MEYKDTLLMPKTEFPMRGNLPNREPQMQEKWAEMDIYAKVQKRTEGRPLFVLHDGPPYANGDIHMGHALNKILKDFIVRYKSMSGFCAPYVPGWDTHGLPIETALTKNKKVNRKEMSVAEFRKLCEQYAWEQVEGQREQFKRLGVRADWDNPYVTLQPEYEAQQIKVFGDMAKKGYIYKGLKPVYWSPSSESALAEAEIEYYDKRSASIYVAFNVKDGKGVVESDEKFIIWTTTPWTMPANLAIAVNPELQYSVVAVDGAKYIVASELVETVAKEIEWVEYEVVRTMKGAELEHVVAEHPIYKRDSLLVLGDHVTTDAGTGCVHTAPGHGEDDFIVGQKYGLSVLCPVDSKGHMTEEAPGFEGLFYDEANKPITEKLQAEGALLKLSFITHSYPHDWRTKKPTIFRATAQWFASIKDFRKELLEAVEKTQWVPAWGETRLYNMVRDRGDWCISRQRAWGVPIPVFYAENDEPIITDETIEHVSELFRQHGSNIWFEREAKDLLPEGFTHPGSPNGQFTKETDIMDVWFDSGSSHQAVLEEREGLQRPADLYLEGSDQYRGWFNSSLSTSVAVTGEAPYKAVLSHGFALDGEGRKMSKSLGNTVIPAKVMKQLGADILRLWVASVDYQADVRVSDNILKQVAEVYRKIRNTFRFLLGNLADFNPQTDAIAVEQLREVDRYMLVKLNKLVDKVKKSYDAYEFSSIYHAVHNFCTIDMSSFYLDFAKDVLYIEGANNVERRSIQTVLYETLLSLTKLVSPILSHTADEVWVHIPNVEEESVQLVDMPEVKEIAGADELEKKWDAFMELRDEVLKALEQARNEKVIGKSLEAKLTLYPNAETKQLLASISENVGQLFIVSALEIAGDVADAPETAQRFEHAAIAVTPAEGEKCERCWTVTTTVGSDLAHPTLCARCADVVKTNYVQQ; encoded by the coding sequence TCGTGAGCCACAAATGCAAGAAAAGTGGGCAGAAATGGATATTTATGCAAAAGTTCAAAAGCGTACAGAAGGTCGTCCGTTATTCGTTTTACATGATGGCCCTCCTTATGCAAATGGTGATATTCACATGGGTCATGCACTGAATAAAATCTTAAAGGACTTTATCGTTCGCTATAAATCTATGTCAGGTTTTTGTGCACCTTATGTACCTGGTTGGGATACGCACGGTTTACCAATTGAAACAGCTTTAACAAAGAATAAAAAAGTTAACCGTAAAGAAATGAGCGTTGCTGAATTCCGTAAGCTTTGCGAACAGTACGCGTGGGAGCAAGTGGAAGGTCAGCGTGAACAGTTTAAACGTTTAGGTGTACGTGCTGATTGGGATAATCCTTATGTGACACTTCAGCCTGAATACGAAGCTCAGCAAATTAAAGTGTTTGGAGATATGGCGAAAAAAGGTTATATCTACAAAGGGCTAAAACCAGTTTATTGGTCTCCATCTAGTGAATCAGCGCTAGCAGAAGCTGAAATTGAATATTACGATAAGCGTTCTGCTTCTATTTACGTTGCGTTTAATGTAAAAGATGGTAAAGGCGTAGTGGAAAGCGATGAGAAATTTATCATCTGGACAACAACGCCATGGACAATGCCGGCAAACTTAGCTATCGCTGTAAACCCAGAGCTTCAATATAGCGTAGTGGCCGTAGATGGTGCTAAATACATCGTGGCATCAGAACTTGTTGAGACCGTTGCAAAAGAAATTGAATGGGTTGAATATGAAGTAGTGCGTACTATGAAAGGTGCTGAACTTGAGCACGTAGTAGCAGAACATCCAATTTACAAGCGTGATTCTCTACTCGTTTTAGGTGACCATGTTACAACTGATGCGGGTACTGGTTGTGTTCATACGGCTCCAGGACACGGGGAAGATGATTTTATTGTGGGTCAAAAATACGGTTTAAGTGTACTTTGTCCAGTTGACAGCAAAGGTCACATGACAGAGGAAGCACCTGGATTTGAAGGCTTATTCTATGACGAAGCAAACAAGCCAATTACAGAAAAACTTCAAGCCGAAGGCGCGCTGTTAAAGCTATCGTTTATCACGCATTCATATCCACATGACTGGCGTACGAAAAAGCCGACAATTTTCCGTGCAACAGCGCAATGGTTTGCATCAATTAAAGACTTCCGCAAAGAGTTATTAGAGGCAGTAGAAAAAACACAGTGGGTTCCTGCTTGGGGCGAAACGCGTCTTTATAACATGGTTCGTGATCGTGGAGACTGGTGTATTTCTCGTCAACGCGCATGGGGCGTACCAATTCCTGTGTTTTATGCTGAAAATGATGAGCCGATTATTACGGATGAGACAATTGAGCATGTATCAGAGCTTTTCCGTCAGCACGGTTCGAACATTTGGTTTGAGCGTGAAGCAAAAGATTTATTACCAGAAGGCTTTACTCATCCTGGTAGTCCAAACGGTCAGTTTACAAAAGAAACGGATATTATGGACGTATGGTTTGATTCTGGATCTTCTCACCAAGCTGTACTTGAAGAGCGTGAAGGGTTACAGCGTCCTGCTGACCTTTATTTAGAAGGATCTGACCAATATCGCGGTTGGTTTAACTCAAGCTTATCTACAAGCGTTGCTGTAACGGGTGAAGCACCTTATAAAGCCGTTTTAAGTCATGGTTTTGCTTTAGATGGTGAAGGTCGTAAAATGAGTAAATCACTTGGTAACACGGTTATTCCAGCTAAGGTTATGAAACAGTTAGGTGCAGATATTCTACGCTTATGGGTAGCGTCTGTTGACTACCAGGCAGATGTACGCGTATCTGATAACATCTTGAAACAAGTAGCTGAAGTATATCGTAAAATTCGTAATACGTTCCGATTCCTATTAGGAAACCTGGCAGATTTCAATCCACAAACGGATGCAATTGCAGTAGAGCAGCTTCGCGAAGTGGATCGTTACATGCTAGTTAAGCTAAATAAATTAGTCGATAAAGTCAAAAAATCATACGATGCATATGAGTTCTCAAGTATTTATCATGCGGTTCATAATTTCTGTACAATTGATATGAGTTCGTTCTATTTAGATTTTGCAAAAGACGTATTATATATCGAAGGTGCAAACAACGTAGAACGTCGTAGCATTCAAACCGTTCTTTACGAAACGCTACTATCTCTAACAAAGTTAGTATCTCCAATCCTTTCTCATACAGCTGATGAGGTATGGGTTCACATTCCAAACGTAGAAGAAGAAAGCGTACAGCTAGTGGATATGCCAGAAGTGAAAGAAATTGCTGGTGCAGATGAGCTAGAGAAGAAGTGGGATGCGTTTATGGAACTACGTGATGAAGTGTTAAAAGCACTTGAACAAGCTCGTAATGAAAAGGTAATCGGAAAATCTCTTGAAGCGAAGTTGACTCTATACCCAAATGCTGAGACGAAGCAATTGTTAGCATCTATCTCAGAAAATGTAGGTCAATTGTTTATCGTTTCAGCCTTAGAGATTGCTGGTGATGTAGCAGATGCACCGGAAACTGCACAGCGCTTTGAGCATGCAGCAATCGCTGTAACACCTGCTGAGGGAGAAAAGTGTGAACGTTGTTGGACAGTTACAACAACAGTTGGTTCAGACTTAGCTCATCCAACATTATGTGCAAGATGTGCAGATGTTGTGAAAACGAACTACGTTCAGCAGTAA